Proteins encoded together in one Deinococcus irradiatisoli window:
- a CDS encoding RsmD family RNA methyltransferase, translated as MRILGGVAKGRALKVPDSARPSTARLRKSLFDLLYSRRHEGDSFIDLHGGSGAIGLEAASRGYQVTLIEKDVRAIKALEQSARDLGLRVRVLRGDTDALIGQLPPHDVIFSDPPYSQDIPKLTRRILASTLMSDTSLLIVQHPVRVMPGDMAGFSAERRVYGSNALTLYTRSAAEASAFPSLSSPSQETPGEQDAQDT; from the coding sequence GTGCGAATTCTGGGCGGCGTCGCCAAGGGCCGCGCCCTGAAAGTGCCGGACAGCGCCCGGCCCAGCACCGCCCGGCTGCGAAAAAGCCTCTTCGATCTGCTGTACTCGCGCCGCCACGAGGGCGATTCGTTTATCGACCTGCACGGCGGCAGCGGCGCCATCGGCCTGGAAGCCGCCAGCCGCGGGTACCAGGTGACCCTGATCGAAAAAGACGTCCGCGCCATCAAAGCGCTGGAGCAGTCGGCGCGCGATCTGGGGCTGCGGGTGCGGGTGCTGCGCGGCGACACCGACGCGCTGATCGGTCAACTGCCGCCGCACGACGTGATCTTTTCCGATCCGCCTTATAGCCAGGACATTCCCAAACTGACCCGCCGGATTCTGGCCAGCACGCTGATGAGCGACACCTCGCTGCTGATCGTGCAGCATCCGGTGCGGGTCATGCCCGGCGACATGGCCGGCTTCAGCGCCGAGCGCCGGGTCTACGGCAGCAACGCGCTGACCCTCTACACCCGCAGCGCCGCCGAGGCATCCGCCTTTCCTTCTCTTTCTTCCCCCAGCCAGGAGACGCCCGGTGAGCAAGACGCCCAAGACACTTGA
- the coaD gene encoding pantetheine-phosphate adenylyltransferase, translated as MNAVFPGSFDPITSGHMDVLTRASRIFDHVTVTVMHNARKRSNHLFTLEERIAILEEATQHLPNVSVDTFGGLLVDYMRLQNRSIIVRGLRAVSDYEYELQIAHLNRQLGDVETVFIMAATRWSFVSSSMVREIASYAGEVDEIVPQASARALRLKFADVQRPQ; from the coding sequence ATGAACGCGGTGTTTCCCGGCAGCTTCGACCCGATCACCAGCGGCCACATGGACGTGCTGACCCGCGCCTCGAGGATTTTCGACCACGTCACCGTGACGGTGATGCACAACGCCCGCAAGCGCAGCAACCACCTGTTCACGCTCGAAGAGCGCATCGCCATTCTGGAAGAGGCCACCCAGCATCTGCCCAACGTCAGCGTGGATACCTTCGGCGGCCTGCTGGTCGACTACATGCGGCTGCAAAACCGCAGCATCATCGTGCGGGGCCTGCGGGCGGTGTCGGATTACGAATACGAGTTGCAGATCGCCCACCTCAACCGGCAACTCGGCGACGTGGAAACGGTGTTTATCATGGCCGCCACCCGCTGGAGCTTCGTGTCGAGCAGCATGGTGCGCGAAATCGCTTCCTATGCTGGCGAAGTCGACGAGATTGTGCCGCAGGCCAGCGCCAGAGCTTTGCGGCTCAAGTTTGCAGACGTTCAGCGGCCCCAGTAA
- a CDS encoding PIG-L family deacetylase yields MKKAIQICGMVVLSVSLFACSRDTSSTAPTTKAGDQAAVNQVQPNIQSQATSKYGRIDPEVPRFNSLKGQGIVPTQKVYFNVSAHADDWELFFSPEVYREVTNDSTKNVFIYTTAGDGGAGRGPVRSNPYYKAREDGANTAVRFIANVTATDDAQPVVSNVSIAGHTMRKITYRNTVSYFLRLPDGAPDGLGFNGQSLQLLATKKIPKITALDKSTSYVSWADLTNTVNAIVKKETGNLGTASFNLMDSDPVVKVDHSDHIYTTMLMNTVREKLPCVDAQYFLTYWKNYTPEYPINMQSEDLINHAAVVGVMQAAEADVGYPGSWDEFHKSFIGKDYSRTVPATSTSPCI; encoded by the coding sequence ATGAAAAAAGCAATTCAGATCTGCGGCATGGTGGTGTTGAGCGTTTCCCTGTTCGCCTGTTCGCGCGATACGTCGAGCACAGCACCGACGACCAAAGCTGGAGATCAAGCCGCTGTCAACCAAGTTCAGCCGAATATTCAATCGCAAGCCACTTCGAAGTACGGACGCATCGATCCGGAAGTGCCGCGTTTCAATTCTCTGAAGGGTCAGGGTATTGTGCCTACCCAGAAGGTGTACTTCAATGTATCGGCCCACGCCGACGACTGGGAGCTGTTCTTCAGCCCGGAAGTCTACCGGGAGGTCACCAACGACTCGACCAAGAACGTGTTCATCTATACGACGGCCGGTGACGGGGGCGCGGGCCGTGGACCGGTTCGGAGCAATCCCTATTACAAGGCCCGTGAAGACGGCGCCAACACCGCCGTGCGTTTTATCGCCAATGTCACAGCCACTGACGATGCCCAACCGGTCGTGAGCAATGTGTCGATTGCGGGACATACCATGCGCAAGATCACGTATCGGAACACCGTTTCTTACTTCCTGAGGCTGCCCGACGGTGCTCCAGACGGCCTGGGTTTCAACGGCCAATCTCTGCAACTTCTCGCCACAAAAAAGATTCCCAAGATCACGGCCCTGGACAAATCGACTTCCTATGTGAGCTGGGCCGACCTGACCAATACAGTCAACGCCATCGTCAAGAAAGAAACCGGCAATCTCGGCACGGCTTCGTTCAACCTGATGGATTCCGATCCTGTCGTCAAAGTCGATCACTCTGACCATATCTACACGACGATGCTCATGAACACGGTGCGGGAGAAGTTGCCGTGCGTGGACGCACAGTACTTCCTGACCTACTGGAAGAACTACACCCCGGAATATCCGATCAATATGCAGTCCGAGGACCTGATCAACCACGCCGCTGTGGTCGGCGTCATGCAGGCCGCCGAAGCGGATGTTGGTTACCCCGGCTCATGGGACGAATTTCATAAATCGTTTATCGGCAAAGATTATTCCAGAACTGTACCGGCCACCAGCACCTCTCCCTGCATCTAA
- the rdgB gene encoding RdgB/HAM1 family non-canonical purine NTP pyrophosphatase: MSHPSSQPSSALNRVVVATSNPGKVKEFQEALADLGWQLEPLGNLTMPEETGSTYAENAMIKAAAISMQTGLPALADDSGLEVAGLGGEPGIYSARFGGRRDDHERNLYLLERTRNMLDRRARFVSVVVLAYPDGHLEEYRGEVQGTLLEGPRGVGGFGYDPLFALPDGRSLAQLSLSEKRAVSHRGKALAALKAAHRNGPPPRPTGSRHD; this comes from the coding sequence ATGAGTCATCCCAGCTCCCAACCGTCATCCGCCCTGAACCGTGTGGTGGTCGCCACCAGCAATCCCGGCAAAGTCAAGGAATTCCAGGAAGCGCTCGCCGACCTCGGCTGGCAGCTCGAACCGCTCGGAAACCTCACCATGCCGGAAGAAACCGGCAGCACCTACGCCGAGAACGCCATGATCAAGGCGGCGGCGATTTCGATGCAGACCGGCCTGCCGGCCCTGGCCGACGACTCGGGCTTGGAAGTCGCCGGGCTCGGCGGCGAGCCCGGCATCTACAGCGCCCGTTTCGGGGGGCGCCGCGACGACCACGAGCGCAACCTGTACTTGCTGGAGCGCACCCGCAACATGCTCGATCGCCGCGCTCGGTTCGTCAGCGTGGTGGTGCTGGCCTATCCCGATGGGCACCTCGAAGAGTACCGGGGCGAAGTGCAGGGGACTTTGCTCGAAGGCCCCCGGGGCGTGGGCGGCTTTGGCTACGACCCCCTGTTTGCCTTACCGGACGGCCGCAGCCTGGCGCAGCTCAGTCTCAGCGAGAAACGTGCCGTGAGTCACCGGGGCAAGGCGCTCGCCGCCTTGAAGGCGGCCCACCGCAACGGCCCGCCGCCGCGCCCGACGGGGAGTCGGCACGACTGA
- a CDS encoding mismatch-specific DNA-glycosylase, translated as MPDLLAPGLRLVLVGTAPSRISARAGAYYANPHNKFWRVLHEVGLTPRLLSPQEFPSLLPLGIGLTDVAKKHSGVDASLPTEAWEPQELRKRLAFYRPQVVAFTSKRGASEVLGLPTGKLPYGPQAERLEGAEVWVLPSTSPLGHNHFQLAPWQALARRVQAGVAEAEPSGG; from the coding sequence GTGCCCGACCTGCTGGCGCCCGGCCTCAGGCTGGTGCTGGTCGGTACCGCCCCCAGCCGGATCAGCGCCCGCGCGGGGGCTTACTACGCCAACCCCCACAACAAATTCTGGCGGGTGCTGCACGAGGTCGGCCTGACGCCGCGCCTGCTCTCGCCCCAGGAATTTCCTTCCTTGTTGCCGCTTGGCATCGGCCTGACCGACGTAGCGAAAAAACACAGCGGCGTGGACGCCAGCCTGCCCACGGAGGCCTGGGAACCGCAAGAGCTTCGGAAGCGCCTCGCCTTTTACCGGCCGCAGGTGGTGGCCTTCACCAGCAAGCGTGGCGCCAGCGAGGTGCTGGGCCTGCCCACCGGCAAGCTGCCGTACGGGCCCCAGGCTGAGCGGCTGGAAGGCGCGGAGGTGTGGGTGCTGCCGAGCACCAGCCCGCTGGGGCATAACCATTTCCAGCTTGCCCCCTGGCAGGCGCTGGCGCGGCGGGTGCAGGCCGGGGTGGCCGAGGCGGAACCCTCCGGCGGCTAA
- a CDS encoding sulfite oxidase-like oxidoreductase encodes MLGNFFKKPADDMQGRVPPGQSLTSRFPVLTYGPVPRYRLEDVTVKIFGLAEEQQFTWPQLRALPQTTLTYDIHCVTHWSKLDTTWTGIRVTDLMPHLRLRPEATHVMVHSVGGYTTNLSLEDFVREENLLAYRFDDKPLETEHGGPLRLVVPHLYFWKSAKWLNGLEFIAGDAPGFWERNGYHMRGDPFKDERYSDE; translated from the coding sequence ATGCTCGGAAACTTTTTCAAAAAGCCTGCCGACGATATGCAAGGCCGGGTGCCGCCGGGGCAGAGCCTGACCAGCCGTTTTCCGGTGCTGACCTACGGCCCGGTGCCGCGCTACCGTTTGGAAGACGTGACGGTGAAAATCTTCGGTCTGGCCGAGGAGCAGCAGTTCACCTGGCCGCAGCTGCGCGCCCTGCCGCAGACGACCCTCACCTACGACATCCACTGCGTGACGCACTGGAGCAAACTCGACACCACCTGGACCGGCATCCGCGTCACCGATCTGATGCCGCACCTGCGCCTGAGGCCGGAAGCCACCCACGTGATGGTTCACTCGGTGGGCGGCTACACCACCAACCTCAGCCTCGAAGACTTCGTGCGTGAGGAGAACCTGCTGGCCTACCGCTTCGACGACAAGCCGCTGGAAACCGAACACGGGGGGCCGCTGAGGTTGGTGGTGCCACACCTGTACTTCTGGAAAAGCGCCAAATGGCTCAACGGTCTGGAATTCATCGCCGGGGACGCGCCGGGGTTCTGGGAGCGCAACGGCTACCACATGCGCGGCGATCCGTTCAAAGATGAGCGCTACAGCGACGAATGA